The proteins below are encoded in one region of Rhinolophus sinicus isolate RSC01 linkage group LG07, ASM3656204v1, whole genome shotgun sequence:
- the ZNF32 gene encoding zinc finger protein 32 isoform X2, which translates to MFGFPTATLLDCHGRYTQNVAFFNVMTEAHHKYDHSEATGSSSWDFQNSFRREKLEQKSPDSKTLQEDTPEVRQRVYECQECGKSFRQKGSLTLHERIHTGQKPFECTHCGKSFRAKGNLVTHQRIHTGEKPYQCKECGKSFSQRGSLAVHERLHTGQKPYECAICQRSFRNQSNLAVHRRVHSGEKPYRCDQCGKAFSQKGSLIVHIRVHTGLKPYACAQCRKSFHTRGNCILHGKIHTGETPYLCGQCGKSFTQRGSLGVHQRSCPQRLTL; encoded by the exons ATGTTTGGATTTCCAACAGCTACCCTGCTGGACTGTCATGGAAGATATACCCAGAATGTAGCGTTTTTCA atgtgatgacagaagcacaCCACAAATATGATCACTCTGAGGCCACAGGATCCTCAAGCTGGGATTTCCAGAATTCATTCAGAAGAGAGAAGCTGGAACAAAAATCGCCAGATTCTAAGACACTACAGGAAGATACACCTGAAGTGAGACAGAGGGTCTATGAGTGCCAGGAATGTGGAAAATCCTTCAGGCAAAAGGGTAGTCTAACGTTACATGAGAGAATCCACACTGGTCAAAAACCCTTTGAGTGTACCCATTGTGGAAAAAGCTTCAGGGCCAAAGGCAATCTTGTTACACATCAGCGAATACACACAGGCGAGAAGCCCTATCAGTGCAAGGAGTGTGGTAAAAGCTTTAGTCAACGAGGTAGTCTGGCCGTTCATGAAAGACTCCACACTGGACAGAAACCCTATGAGTGTGCTATTTGTCAGAGAAGCTTCAGGAATCAGAGTAACCTTGCTGTTCATAGAAGAGTTCACAGTGGTGAGAAGCCCTATAGATGTGATCagtgtggaaaagccttcagtcAGAAAGGAAGCTTAATTGTTCACATCAGAGTCCACACAGGTCTGAAACCCTATGCCTGTGCACAATGCAGGAAGAGTTTCCATACCAGGGGAAATTGTATCCTGCATGGCAAAATCCATACAGGAGAGACACCATATCTGTGTGGTCAATGTGGTAAAAGCTTCACTCAGAGAGGAAGTCTGGGTGTGCACCAGCGAAGCTGCCCACAAAGGCTCACCCTTTGA
- the ZNF32 gene encoding zinc finger protein 32 isoform X3 — protein MTEAHHKYDHSEATGSSSWDFQNSFRREKLEQKSPDSKTLQEDTPEVRQRVYECQECGKSFRQKGSLTLHERIHTGQKPFECTHCGKSFRAKGNLVTHQRIHTGEKPYQCKECGKSFSQRGSLAVHERLHTGQKPYECAICQRSFRNQSNLAVHRRVHSGEKPYRCDQCGKAFSQKGSLIVHIRVHTGLKPYACAQCRKSFHTRGNCILHGKIHTGETPYLCGQCGKSFTQRGSLGVHQRSCPQRLTL, from the coding sequence atgacagaagcacaCCACAAATATGATCACTCTGAGGCCACAGGATCCTCAAGCTGGGATTTCCAGAATTCATTCAGAAGAGAGAAGCTGGAACAAAAATCGCCAGATTCTAAGACACTACAGGAAGATACACCTGAAGTGAGACAGAGGGTCTATGAGTGCCAGGAATGTGGAAAATCCTTCAGGCAAAAGGGTAGTCTAACGTTACATGAGAGAATCCACACTGGTCAAAAACCCTTTGAGTGTACCCATTGTGGAAAAAGCTTCAGGGCCAAAGGCAATCTTGTTACACATCAGCGAATACACACAGGCGAGAAGCCCTATCAGTGCAAGGAGTGTGGTAAAAGCTTTAGTCAACGAGGTAGTCTGGCCGTTCATGAAAGACTCCACACTGGACAGAAACCCTATGAGTGTGCTATTTGTCAGAGAAGCTTCAGGAATCAGAGTAACCTTGCTGTTCATAGAAGAGTTCACAGTGGTGAGAAGCCCTATAGATGTGATCagtgtggaaaagccttcagtcAGAAAGGAAGCTTAATTGTTCACATCAGAGTCCACACAGGTCTGAAACCCTATGCCTGTGCACAATGCAGGAAGAGTTTCCATACCAGGGGAAATTGTATCCTGCATGGCAAAATCCATACAGGAGAGACACCATATCTGTGTGGTCAATGTGGTAAAAGCTTCACTCAGAGAGGAAGTCTGGGTGTGCACCAGCGAAGCTGCCCACAAAGGCTCACCCTTTGA